Part of the Natrialbaceae archaeon AArc-T1-2 genome, TCGACGATCTTCGTCCGCGGGCTGGCGCTCGGTCACATCGACGACCGGAACGCGATGAAACACTTCGCCCGCGAGGGGGTGATCGGCCTGCTGATCGGGCTCATCATCGGCGGCATCGGTGCGGGTGCGGCCTACGTCTGGCAGATGGACGAACCGTACGCCGTCGAGCTGGCGACGGTCGTCTTCGTCGGCCTCGTCGCGGTCTGTGTCGTCGCGAGCGTCGTCGGCTACGTCATCCCGTGGCTCATGAACAAACTCGGCTTCGACCCGGCCGCGGCCTCGGACCCGCTGATCACCACCGTCAAGGACGTGACCGCGTTGCTGATCTACTTCGGCCTCGCGGCCGTCCTGCTGGCTGAGTTGCTGTAAACTGCCCCGGCCGTTTTTCTTCCTGCCCATCGAACGCTCTCGCATGAGTCACCACGTCCTCGTCCCCGTCGACGGCTCCCAGCCCGCTCGCGACGCGCTCGCGTTCGCGTGCGAACACTTCCCCGACGCTCGCCTGACGATCCTCTACGCCGTCGATCCGATGAGCGAGTACAGTCGCCACCGCACCGGATACGGCCGCGAACACGAGTACGATAACGAACGCGAGAAAGCCGAAGCCGTCCTCGAGGCCACACTCGAGGACGTCCCCGACGACGTCGACGCGGAGACGAGCCTCGAAGTCGGCTCGGTCGCGCGGACGATCGTCGAGTACGCCGACGCGGAAGATCTCGATCAGATCATCATGGGGAGTCACGGCCGCGAGGGACCGGCCCGGTACCTGCTTGGCAGCGTCGCGGAGACGGTCGTTCGCCGGGCCGGCGTGCCGGTGACGGTCGTCCGTACGGAAGACACCGCGTGATCAGACCGCGACAGCGATCACGACCCACGCGAGCCCGATCGCCGCGACGGCGACGAGCAGGTTCGCTGCGGCGACGGCGACGGCGAGTTTTCGGTCGCCGCGTTCCCAGATCTGGACCGTCTCGACGGAGAACGACGAGAACGTGGTGAACGAGCCACAGAAACCGATCCCGGCGAGTCGCAGCGTCGCGTCGTCGACGCCGGCGAACAACAGGGCTCCGAACAGGAAGCTGCCGAGGACGTTGACCGTAAACGTCGCCGCCGGGACGTCCTCCCAGCTCACGTACAGGTAGACCCAGTGACGAGCGAGCGCCCCGAACGCAGCGCCGGCACCGACGAGGTGAGTTGGCTCCGGCTCGAGTGCGAGCCCCATCGCGAACAGTGTGGCGTCGATCACGGCCGATCACCGCCGGATATCCGGCGGGCGAGTTCCCGCCCGACCAGCACGCCCGCGATCCCCAGTCCGTAGTTGCCGGCGACGACGGCGACCGTCTCGAGTGGGCCGCCGGCGAGTGCCACCTGGGCGGCGAACGTGCTGTAGGTCGTCAGCGAGGAGAGAAAGCCGGTCGTAAAGACCAGATTCGCCCGGCGATCGAGCAAGCCGGCGTACTGGGCCTCGTAGGCAAGAAAGCCGAGTATGGCGCTACCGAGGACGTTGACGAGCAGGATCGCCTGGACGTCCGGAAGCTCTCCGAGGGCGGCGTACCGGAGGTTCGCGCCGGCGAACGCGCCGACGGCGATCAGTGCGAGCGTCTCGAGTCGGACGAGTGGGTGATCGCGTGACATGGCTGACAGTGGACAGGGACCGTCAGCCGAACGCAGTGGGTGTACTGACAGTCTGACCCGTCGTCGGCGGTTGGGTCGGGCGGGCCCCATCGCCCGGAGCGTGCGGCGTCGGTTTTCGGCGGGTGACAATGAGGGTTGCGAAACGGTCTCGGCGGGCAATGACTTGCACGGACGCCAGCGTTTATGTGAGGGGGTCACCGTCTACCGGTATGGGAATTGGCGACGTTCGCGAGGTCACGGCCGGTGACTGTTCGGACCTCTACGTGGTCGACACCGGCATGTTCGAGACGAGCAACTACGGCGCGGCGTACGTACTCGACGCCGACCGCCCCGCCGTCGTCGAGAGCGGGATCGGTGCCAACGCCGAGCACATCCTCGAGGCGCTCGAGGCGGCCGGCATCGACCGCGAGAAACTCGAGGTCATCGCCGTCTCGCACATCCACCTCGACCACGCTGGCGGTGCCGGCTTTCTGGCCGAGGCCTGTCCGAACGCCGAGGTCTACGTCCCCGAGGTCGGCGCACACCACCTCGTCGACCCCGACCGACTGGTCGAGGGAACGAAGACGGCAGTCGGCGATCAGTGGGAGTTCTACGCGGAGCCAGAACCCGTCCCGGAGGAGCGACTCGTCGGCCTCGAGGACGGCGACGTCATCGACCTCGGTGATCACGAACTCCGGGTTCACGCGGCACCCGGCCACGCACCCCACCACGCCGTCTTCGAAGACCCCGCAAACGACGCGGTCTTCACCGCCGACGCGGCCGGCCTCTGGGCCGCCGACCGCGAGGAGATCATGGAGACCTCTCCGCCCTCGCAGTTCAACTTCGAGAGGTGTCTCGAGGACGTCGACATGCTCATCGATCTGGATCCCGACGTGCTTCTTTACACGCACTTCGGTCCGCGAGAGGTCGGCGACGACGCCGAGGCGGCCCTCGAGGAGTACAAGGACGTGCTCACCGAGTGGGTCGAGACCGTCGAGGAAAAACGCGCGGAACTGGACGACGACGAGGCGGTGATCGAGTACTTCGGCGACAACCCGAAGATGGAAGACGTCTGGAGCGAGCGCAAGGCCCGCGAGGAGCGGATGATGAACGCCCGCGGCGTGCTCGGCTACCTGGACTGGCGCGAGGAGTGAACTCGCTCTGTCGTCTCGTGGCGACGCCAGAACAGTATCGTCGCGGGGAGCGCGATGGCGACGCCGAGTGCTCCCGTCGTACTCACCACCACGCCGACGACGAACGTGGACGTCGCGAACGGCTCCGTCTCGGCCGGGGTGGCGGTAGCCGAAGCCAGAACGGTCGCACCGACGACGAACAGGACCGTCGCGCCGCCGACGACGATGGCCGACACCAGGGCCAATTTCCGGTTTCGACCGCTCGAGTTCCCCATACGAAGGCTATGAAACATGTCGAAAAGACTCTTGTGTTCGCCAGGAATCCGGCGTGTGTCTCCAATCGTCTCCGTGGCGAACGCCGGATCGACGCTGACGACGCCGGTGGCGTCCTGGCCGAATAAACCGCCCGCAGTGTGTGAACAGTTCCCGCACGCTTATCCTGTCTGACGTCCTGACACGACGTATGGACTGGCGGGACGCCGAACGCGAGCACGCCGACGCCACCGCCGGGGAGACGACGCTTGGCCGGCTGTTCGAAGCGACCGTCGAACGCAACGCGAACCGACCGGCACAGCGGTACAAGGGCGGGGTGTACGACCGCTCGCTGGCCGACGTCGCGCTCCCGCCAGCGCCGGCGGGCGAGTTCGTCGCGATCTCTTACGCCGAGATGGGCGAGATCGTCCGCGCGCTCGCGGCCGGGCTGTGGGAACTGGGACTCGAGTCGGGCGATCGCGTGGCGATCTTCGCGAACACGCGCATGGAGTGGGCCCAGACGGACTTCGCCGTTCTCGCCGCGGGCGGCGTCGTCACGACCGTCTACTCGAGTTCCTCGCCCGAACGGCTCCGGACCCTGCTCGCCGACGCCGGCGTGACCGCAGTCGTCGCCGAGAACGAGGAGCTGCTCGAGCGCGTCCGTGCGGTCGAGGACGACCTCGAGTTCCGTGTCGTCATGGACGGAGACGCCGTCGATCACGAGGATGTCTACACGCTCGCGGACGTCTACGAACGCGGCACGGCGGCGTTCGACCGCGAGACGTACGAGTCCTGGCTCGAGACATCCGATCCCGAGCGCCTGGCGAGTCTGATCTACACGAGCGGCACGACCGGCGAGCCGAAAGGCGTCCGGCTGACACACCGGAACTTCCTGGCGAACGTCGCCCAGATCCGCACGCGGTACGGCCCCCGACCCGACAGAGGCGACGACGTACCCGTCGTCGACGCCGAGACGCAGACGGTGTCGTACCTGCCGCTCGCTCACGTCTTCGAACGGACCGCGGGTCACTTCTTCATGTTCGCAAGCGGTGCCTGCATCGCCTACGCCGAGCATCCGGACACGCTCCGGGCGGACTTCGGGGCGGTGGCACCGACCGCGGCCACGAGCGTCCCCCGCGTCTACGAGACGATCTACGACGCGATTCGCGAGCAGGCGGCCGAATCGGACGCGAAACGACGCATCTTCGAGTGGGCGACCGACGTCGCCCGAGCGTATCAGCGAGCCGACTCGCCCGGGCCGACGCTACGAGCGAAACACGCCGTCGCCGACCGACTGGTGTTCTCGTCCGTCCGCGAGGCGCTGGGCGGCAACCTCGAGCTGTTGATAAGCGGTGGCGGCAGCCTCTCGACGGAGCTGTGTACGCTCTATCACGGGATGGGGCTGCCGATCTACGAGGGGTACGGACTCACAGAGACGGCCCCCGTCGTGACGGTGAATCCGCCCGAAGAGCCGAAGATCGGCACGATCGGTCCGCCGGTCGTTGACGTCGAACTCGCAGTCGAGGAGTCGGTCCTCGACCAGTCCGGCGTCGACGACCCCGGCGAGGTCGGCGAGTTGCTCGTCAGGGGACCGAACGTCGCCGACGGCTACTGGAACCGCCCGCAGGCGACCGACCGGGCGTTTACCGAAGACGGGTGGTTTCGTACCGGCGACGTCGTCCACCTGCGACCCGACGGCTACGTCGAGTTCCGCGAGCGCGTCAAACGGATCCTCGTGCTCTCGACGGGCAAAAACGTCGCCCCGGGCCCGATCGAGGACGCCTTCGCCGCAAGCGAGGTCGTCGAACAGTGTCTGGTCGTCGGCGACGGCAAGCAGTTCGTCGCCGCGTTGCTCGTGCCGAACCTCGAGTACCTCAAAGAGCGAGCCACAGCGGACGGCATCGAGCTCCCCGACGATCCCGACGCTCGCTGTGCGGACGAGCGCGTCCGCGAGTACGTCGCCGAAGAGGTCGACCGCATCAACCGGGGATTCGAGCCCCACGAACGGATCGAGGAGTTTCGACTCCTGCCACGCGAGTTCACCGAGGAAAACGGGATGCTCACCCCCACGATGAAGAAGAAACGACGAGTGATTCTCGATCGGTTCGAGCATCTGCTCGAGGAGATCTACGAGGACGAGGAACCGATCGCGCCGACGTGATCGACCGGCCCGAGTGATACTGTCGGTCATGGACCTGTGAACTGGTGTCCGGGTGATCCGGCCGTTGAACGTGTGTCTGGCCGTTCTGTCACCAGCCGTGTTCACGTCGGTATGACCGACAGTATGAGAACCGAGAGGAGTCCCGGTTTCGATCGGTTAGACGACCAGTTCCTCGAGTCGGTCGGAACCTTTCCGGGTCCCCTTCGCGAGCAGGACGTCGCTGGCGTGGAGTTCGGTCTCGGGGCCAGGCTGGATCTCCCACTCGTCGTCTTCGTCGGCCGAGGCTCGAGGGTGCCGGACGGCGATGACCCGCATGCCGGTCTCGGTCCGGACCATCTGTTCGCCGAGCGTTGCGCCGTCTAAACTGCTTCCCTCGCCGACGGTAAAGCGGACGATCACCTCGTCGCTCTCGTGGACCGCCTCGGCGACGACTGGATGGGTACCGAGTCCACGCAGGACGCCTTCGCTGATCTCGAGGGCGGCGTCACTTATGACCTCCGTCGATTCCGCGAGGTGGACGAGCCCGCGCAGGTCGACCGGATCGTCGACGCGGGAGGCCGCACGCAACGTCCAGGCCTCGAAGCGAGACTCGAGCTGGTCGACCTCGGCCTCTAAGGCCGCCACCTCCTCTGCGAGTTCGGAGCTGTCGTACAGCACCGAGCCGTAGGCGATGTCGACCGCGAGCTCGCTCATGTTTTTCATGAGGACGATGGCGTCGACTGCTCGTTCCAGGTCAGCGATGCCGGGCTCGACTGGCTCGGGGGTCTCGTACGGCGTGCCGGTGACCGTCTCGTAGACCGGCGCGAGGTTCTCCTCGGAGCCGCGCATGAGAAGCGAATCGCCCGGCTCGAGGGTGGTCTCCAGATCGGGGTTGAGGAGCCACTCCCCGTCCCCGCCGCGACGGATGGCGATCACCCGGACGCCAGTCTCCGTCTCCAAGTTGATCTCGCCGAGGGTCCGGTCGGCAAAGCGCGACTCCGCCTCGAGGGTCCCGTGGACGATCGATTCGACGGCCTCGGGCAGTGCTGTTCGCATCGCATCCGGCAGACCGATCTCCTCTAAGACGATCTTCGCGATGTCGCCGGCAGCGTCGGAGATCTTCTCTGCGGCTCCGACGACGCCGAGTACCGGCGCGAGCTGTTCTGCGTCGTCGGTCGTCCGGGCGGCCATTAGCAGACTCATCCGAGCCTGCAACTGGAGGACGTCCATCCGCTCTTCGAGTTCGAGCACTTCTGCCGCGACGTCTTCGCTGCCGAACAACACGGCCGAGTACGACAGGTCGATGAGCAACTCGGCGGTGTCTTTCATCTCCGAGAGTACCTCCTTGACGCTGACCGGACGGTACTCGACCTCGCGGGACGCGTCCATACGAACCGGATTGTGCCGGCGCGAGAAAACGTTACCGGGGACGTACTCGAGTCCGTGTGCTGGACCGCTGTGTGGCCCGTCGAGTTCGACGATTGACGCGAACTGCCGTGAAAATCGCCACGTGACGAGCTTGAATAACGACAATCGTCTATAACTAGTGGTTCGTTCCGGACGGAAAAAGACAATCCTTTTCCAGTGGCGTGCGAAAACTCCTCTCATGGCTGACGACCTCAAGAAAGGGCTAGAGGGTGTGCTGGTCGCCGAATCCGAGCTCAGCTCGATCGACGGCGACGAAGGCCGACTGATCTATCGCGGTCACACGATCGAGGACCTGGCCCAGGGTGCGAGCTACGAGGAAGTGCTGTACTTGCTCTGGCACGGTCATCTTCCCGCCGAGGACGAACTCGAGGAGTTCACCGAGGCGATGGCCGACGAACGAGAGCTCGACGAGGGCGTCCTCGAGACGGTCCGGACGCTCGCCGACGCCGACGCCAACCCGATGTCGGCCTTACAGACCGTCGTCTCCGAGCTGGCGGCGTTCGATCCCGACGCCGACGCCGATCCGACCGACCGCGAGGCGAACCTCCGGAAGGGTCGTCGTATCACGGCGAAGATTCCGACCGCTCTCGCCGCGTTCGAACGCGCCCGCAACGACGACGAGTTCGTCGCCCCTCGCGAGGACCTCGGCCACGCCGCGAACTTCCTGTACATGCTCAACGGCGAGGAGCCCGACGAGGTGCTGGCGGAGACGTTCGACCAGGCGCTCGTCCTCCACGTCGACCACGGTCTGAACGCCTCGACGTTCGCCGCGATGGTCACCGCGAGCACACTCGCCGACGTCCACGCCGCGACGACGAGCGCGATCGGTGCACTCTCCGGGAGTCTCCACGGCGGCGCGAACCAGGACGTCATGCGGATGCTCAAAGAGGTCGACGACAGCGACATGGAGCCACTCGAGTGGGTCGAGACCGCCTTGGAGGAGGGTCGTCGCGTGCCCGGCTTCGGCCATCGCGTCTACAACGTCAAAGACCCCCGTGCGAAGATCCTCGGCCAGCGCTCGGAGGCGCTCGGCGAGGCCGCTGGCGATATGCGCTGGTACGAGATGAGCGTCACCATCGAAGAGCACCTGATGGAAGAGAAGGGACTGGCTCCGAACGTCGACTTCTACTCGGCCTCGACGTACTACCAGATGGGCATACCCGTCGACCTCTATACGCCGATCTTCGCGATGAGCCGTGCCGGCGGCTGGATCGCCCACGTGTTAGAGCAGTACGACGACAACCGGCTGATCCGCCCGCGCGCTCGCTACGTCGGTCCCGACCCCGAGGAGACGGAGTTCGTCTCCCTCGAGGACCGATAGAACCGTTTTGTCGGGTCGAAGCCGACGACGTTTGGGTTTATTGCTCTGGCCATTCCGGCTCGCGACCCTCGAGAAACGCCTCGATCCCTTCGGCCGCGTCCGCCGTCGCACACAGTTCGGCGAACCGTTCGTTCGAGTACTCGAGTGCGTCCTCGTATCTCATCCCTGCCATCGCGTAGTAGGCCCGCTTGCCCCGCTGGACGGCGACGGGGCTGTTCTCGGCGATCGACGTCGCAAGCTCCATCGCCGTCTCCCGGAGGTCGTCTTCGGGGACGACCCGGTTCGCGAGCCCCCACTCGAGGGCGGTCTCGGCGTCGATCAGATCGCCGGTGAGCAACAGCTCGAGACATCGCGTTTCGGTGACGGAGTTCATGATCGGCACCGCAGGTCCCATACAGAACAGCCCGACTTTTGGGGCGGTTGCGCCGACTTTCGTCCCCTCCGCGAGCACCGCGAGGTCACAGGCAGCGACCAGTCCGAGCCCGTTCGCGGCGGCGTGGCCGTGTGCCGCGGCGATAACCGGCGTCCCCATCTCGGTGAGCGTCAGGAACGGTTCTTCCATCCCCGACACCCACTGTTCGTAGTCGGCTTTCGTCTCGTGGTCGGCGTGTTCTGAGAGGTCGATTCCGGCCGAGAACGCGTCGCCGGCTCCGTCGACGACGATCGCACGGACGTCGTCGTCGGCCTCGAGGTCGCCGAATGCCTCGTCGAGGTCCGTCGCGAGTTGCGTGCTGAACGTGTTCATCGCCTCGGGTCGGTCGAGCGTGATCGTTGCGACGTGGCCGTCGGTTTCGACGGTAACGGTTTCGTATGGCACGTGTTGTGTGCCGTTACCACGTGTTTCGTCCCCTCAACCTTTCGCTTCATCCCAATCTTGGCCGGCCCCGGCGACAGGACCAAGGATTCGCCGGGCTAACACGTCGTGTGTGTTCGTGTTCGTCTACGGGACGCTCACCGACCCCGGCCGGGTTGCAGCCGTGTTGGCTGACGGGGCGGACGACCTCGAGTACGAGTTCGCCAACCCGGCGACACTCGAGGGACTGCACCGCGTCGACGGCGAGTATCCAACCCTCGCACCCGGCGGCTCCGCCGAGGGACGACTGCTCGAGGTCGATCCCGCGGGAATCGAGATGCTCGACGCCTACGAGGGCGTCGAACGGGGGCTGTACGTCCGCGTCGCGGTTCCGGTTGCCGACGACGGAACGGCGTGGGTCTACGTCGGCGATCCCGACGCGCTCGCGGTCGCCGACGCCGTCTTCTGGCCGCCGGGGCGGCAGTTTCGCGACCGCGTTCAGACCTACCTCGAGCGCGAGCGCGTCGTCGTACGACGCGCCAACGACCGCGCGTGAGACCGGTCACGTCGGCCGGGATATGTGTCTCGCCGTGACGAATGACGACTGTCCGTCGTCCGTCAGACGGGCCGATGATCGCCGCCCCGTCTTGCACTTTCACTTTCACCACGCGGCCATGAGCTTTATATGGTCTGCGCACTCCTCTACACCCGCACGTCACACGCCGTGCATTCCCTGTCGTCCCTGTCGTGCTGTTCGACGACAGACAGCACAATCCTTACGACAACTTCGCCAGTAGGTCGTCGTATGTTACAGCTCTCGGATATTCTCGAGGCACGTGATCGGGTCTGGGAGACGTCCCGGCATACGCCGCTTGCACACTCGTACACCTACTCGAAGATGACCGACGCGGACGTCTATCTCAAACTCGAGAACTTCCAGCGGACGGGTGCGTTCAAGATTCGCGGGGCGACGAACCGGATCGCGACGCTCTCTGCGGCCGAAAAGGACGCGGGGGTCGTCACGGCAAGCGCCGGCAACCACGCCCAGGGCGTCGCGCTTGCGGCGTCTCGGACGGGCGTCGACGCGACGATCGTCATGCCCGAAGACGCCCCCATCTCGAAGGTCAATGCGACCCAATCCTACGGCGGCGACGTCGTCCTCTCGGGAGCCGACTACGACGAAGCCGCCGAACGCGCCCACGAGATCGAACGCGAGGAGGGCCGGACCTACGTCCACGCCTTCGACGATCCGTACGTGATGGCCGGGCAGGGAACGCTCGGTCTCGAGATCTTAGAGGACTGTCCCGACGTCGAGACCGTCATCGTTCCGATCGGCGGCGGCGGCCTCATCAGCGGGATCGCCGTCGCGATCAAGGAGAAACGTCCTGACGTCCGCGTGATCGGCGTTCAGGCCGAGGGGGCTGCAAGCGCCGCAGCCGCCCTCGAGAAGGGTGAACTCGTCACCTTAGACGGCGTCGACACCGTCGCCGACGGAATCGCTACCCGCTCGATCGGCACGCAGACGTTCGAGGTCATCTCCGAGTACGTCGACGAGGTCGTCACCGTCCCCGACTCCGAGATCGCCATGGCCGTCGTCTACTTACTCGAGCGTTCGAAGACGCTCGTCGAAGGGGCCGGTGCGGTGGGACTGGCCGCGTTGTTGTTCGAGCACTTCGAATTCGAACCCGACGAGACGATCGTCCCGCTCATCTCGGGCGGAAACATCGATCTCAACACGCTCACCACCGTCATCGTCCGCGGACTCGTCGAGACCGGCCGCTACCTGAAGATCCGGACCGTCCTCGAGGATCGACCCGGCGCGCTCGAGGACTTGCTCGCCGTCCTCTCGGGATATCGCGCGAACATCTACGCCATCCAGCACGATCGTACGTCACGGGACATCGGCATGAGCGACACCGAAGTCGAGATCGACCTCGAGACCCGCGGCCCGGACCACGTCGCGGAACTCATCGACGCGATCGAGGACGCGGGGTATCCGGTCGAGGTGCTCGTCTAGCGAGAACGGTTCATACGCCCTCGATACAGATTCTGTCACCGACGAGTGTTCCAGGAGCTGTTCTGTAACAGGCACTTACACGGCCGTCCCTGACCGCCCGTCGTCTTGCCTACGTCGTCTGTCCCCTCTCGATACTGTAAAAATATGAACACATTTTGGTCAGCCATACAGTCGTCCCGACGTCGGCGACGTCCCTCCTCGAGGTCGGCTCCGGTCCCCGCTCGCGGTGACGAACGACGATCGACCGGTGTGTCGACGAGAGATCGTTTGGACCTCTGCAACGGTTCGCTTCCGGATCGGAAACCCCGCCGAAACGTGGATACGCCGTGGCTGATCGCCTCTATCGAGGTTGCTACCATCCCGATTCCACGGCATTCGAGGCCAGCCGAGACACCGTTCGCGTATCTGTTACGTTCAGACGCTGTACTACAGAATTAACAATGTGTCGACGGGTCGGTCGGTCATCACGTTGCACAATGAGACGACGTGCGTATCTCGCGACGGCAGGTGTACTGTCCCTCGCCGGATGTCTGGGAATCGGCGACTCCAGCGATCCGGACGACGAACCGACGGACGACGAACCGGTCGACGACGATGACGACGATTCGGCGGATCGCGAACCGGAAGACGATGACGATGACGACGAGGAGACCGACGTCGGTCCGGAGACGTACCACGACTTCGAGGACTTAGACCAGTGGGAGGTCATCGTCGGCTCGCTCTCGGCCGACGAGGACAACTACTACACCGGCTCCCAGTCCGCCGTGCTCGAGATCGACGAGGGCGAGCAGATGGCGAACATCGCACTCGAGCTCGACGAGCCGGAGGACCTCTCGAACATGAACGCCGGACTCGCCGTCATGGCCGAGTCGGTCGAGAACCCCTCGATTCAGCTGTACGACGACGACGGTGACCGGGTCGACGTCATGTGTGAGGTCGCGCCCGATATGCCGTTCATGCGAACCAACTTCGGCATCTCGAACACCAACGGCGACCCCGACCTGTCCCAGATCGAGGAGATCCAGATCGCGTTCGACGCGGCCGAGGATACGACCGCCCGGCTGTGGATCGACGATCTGCACTTCGTTCCACGGGAGCGACCGGGGCTGGTCATGCTCCAGTTCGACGGCGGCTACGAAGGTCATCACAGCACGGCGTTGCCGTTGTTCGAGACCTTCGATTTCCCCGCGACCGCGTTCGTGCCGACCGCTCGCATCCACGAGGACGAAGCCTGGCACGAAAACCGCCTCTCCGAGGACCAGGTCGCAGACCTCCACGACGCCGGCTGGACGATCGCCAGCAACGGCGCAAACGGACAGAACCTCACCGCGCTTAGCGAGCGAACGCCGGAAGGCGAGATCACGAACGCGATTGAGTGGCTCGAAGAGCACGGCTACGAGGACGGTGCCAGGTTCTTCTCGTATCCCGTCGGTGCGTACGACCAGATCTCACTCGAGACTGTCGAGGAACACCACGACGTTGCATTCGCCGGCCGCTATCCGTGCCAGGGACGCGCCGTTCACCCCCACCTCTGTAATCGGGTCGTCAACCCGTCGGTCGCGCAAGCGGAGACGGTGCTCGACAGAACCGCGGAGTACGGTGGCGTCACGACGCTTGCGTACTATCGGATCGATAGCGACGACCGCGAACGACTCGCCGACACGCTATCACACCTGAACGTTCTCGTCCAACGCAACGAGGTCCGGGTGATCACGCCGGAGCAGTTCGCAGACGAGCACGTGTACTGACCAGCGTCACTCCTCGGGATACTTCGGCTCGCGTCGTTCGGCCCGCTCGAGAGCCGTCTCACACCCACTTTTTTCTCGTCGGGTTCGCTCGCGGTGCTCGCTCACCCTCCTCCAAAAAACGTGGACCAAAAAGCCGCTCGTTCGCAGGCTCACTCGCGGGCGTTACTCCTCGGGATACTTCGGCTCGCGTCGTTCGGCCCGCTCGAGAGCCGTCTCGACGACGTCGCGAACGTCCCCGTGGAAGACGCCGCCGTGGCCCGCGTACATGTGTTCGACGCCAGCGGGCATGCGCTCGAGCAGCTCCTCGATGCTCTCGATGAGTCGCTCGCGGGACTGGCCGGCCATGTCGGTCCGGCCGAAGCTGCCGTAATCGAACGCGCCGTCGTCGTGGACGACCACGTCGCCGGAAAACAGCGTGGTGTCAGACACCAGCGAGACGTGGTCGTCGGCGTGGCCCGGCGTGTAGACGACTTCGAAGGACTCGTCGCCGATCGTGATCGCCTCGCCGTCCTCGAGGACGTCGGTTCGACGAGGATGGTGAGCGTAGGCGTAGACGTCGGGATCGAACGCCTCGCAGACGGCCTCGAGTTGCTCGACGTGGTCGCCGTGTTGGTGGGTGAGCACGACGGCATCGACGTCGTCGACGTACTCGCGGATCGCCTCGACGATGCCGTCCATCGTGCCCGCGTCGACCAGCGTCGTTCGCTCGCCGACCGCGAGAAAGACGTTACACGTGAACGTCTCCGCGTCTTCGGTGACGTGGTGGACTTCCATAGCCGTGACATCGATTTCCGCCGGCAAAGTCGTGACGTTACCCGTTCGAGATCCGCGTCGTCTCCATCGAGCCCGCATCGACCCACTCGAATCCCGACTCCTCGGCGACGGCACTCGCCCTCGAGACCGCATCCGGATCGAACGGCTCCTCGAACTCGATGCGGGTCTCCTCGGGCTCTGCGGCTGGAATCTCCGGGAGAAACGCGTCGTCCTCGAGCAGCCCGCGCACCGAGACCGCTCCGCCCGTCTCGAGGGCGGCTCCGAGCGCCAGGTAGCGCTCCTCGTCGTCGTAGGGGTCGACGTCCGAGCCGAACGCGTCGTTCGAGACGCGAGCCGTCGTCGTCGGTCCCGAGAGTTCGCCGAACCCCTCGGTGTCGGTTCGACGGTCCGTTCGCGGGACCGCCGCGGTGCGATCGTTGCGCTCCGTCGACGACTCCCCTTCCCGGTGCGTTCGATCGATCGATCCCTCGAGCGTCCAGCCGTTCGTCTCGCCGGTCCCGGCGTCGCCGGCTCTCGTCCGGTCGGGTTCTGCCTCTTCGATGACCGAGTCTGCAGCCGTTCGGCCGTCGGTCGGCGACCCTGCCGTCTCCGGCGTCGAACCGTCGTTCTCGAGCGCCCACGCCGGCCACGGTTCGCCGT contains:
- a CDS encoding MBL fold metallo-hydrolase, whose translation is MEVHHVTEDAETFTCNVFLAVGERTTLVDAGTMDGIVEAIREYVDDVDAVVLTHQHGDHVEQLEAVCEAFDPDVYAYAHHPRRTDVLEDGEAITIGDESFEVVYTPGHADDHVSLVSDTTLFSGDVVVHDDGAFDYGSFGRTDMAGQSRERLIESIEELLERMPAGVEHMYAGHGGVFHGDVRDVVETALERAERREPKYPEE
- a CDS encoding enoyl-CoA hydratase/isomerase family protein; amino-acid sequence: MPYETVTVETDGHVATITLDRPEAMNTFSTQLATDLDEAFGDLEADDDVRAIVVDGAGDAFSAGIDLSEHADHETKADYEQWVSGMEEPFLTLTEMGTPVIAAAHGHAAANGLGLVAACDLAVLAEGTKVGATAPKVGLFCMGPAVPIMNSVTETRCLELLLTGDLIDAETALEWGLANRVVPEDDLRETAMELATSIAENSPVAVQRGKRAYYAMAGMRYEDALEYSNERFAELCATADAAEGIEAFLEGREPEWPEQ
- the citZ gene encoding citrate synthase, which gives rise to MADDLKKGLEGVLVAESELSSIDGDEGRLIYRGHTIEDLAQGASYEEVLYLLWHGHLPAEDELEEFTEAMADERELDEGVLETVRTLADADANPMSALQTVVSELAAFDPDADADPTDREANLRKGRRITAKIPTALAAFERARNDDEFVAPREDLGHAANFLYMLNGEEPDEVLAETFDQALVLHVDHGLNASTFAAMVTASTLADVHAATTSAIGALSGSLHGGANQDVMRMLKEVDDSDMEPLEWVETALEEGRRVPGFGHRVYNVKDPRAKILGQRSEALGEAAGDMRWYEMSVTIEEHLMEEKGLAPNVDFYSASTYYQMGIPVDLYTPIFAMSRAGGWIAHVLEQYDDNRLIRPRARYVGPDPEETEFVSLEDR
- a CDS encoding gamma-glutamylcyclotransferase family protein, coding for MFVFVYGTLTDPGRVAAVLADGADDLEYEFANPATLEGLHRVDGEYPTLAPGGSAEGRLLEVDPAGIEMLDAYEGVERGLYVRVAVPVADDGTAWVYVGDPDALAVADAVFWPPGRQFRDRVQTYLERERVVVRRANDRA
- the ilvA gene encoding threonine ammonia-lyase encodes the protein MLQLSDILEARDRVWETSRHTPLAHSYTYSKMTDADVYLKLENFQRTGAFKIRGATNRIATLSAAEKDAGVVTASAGNHAQGVALAASRTGVDATIVMPEDAPISKVNATQSYGGDVVLSGADYDEAAERAHEIEREEGRTYVHAFDDPYVMAGQGTLGLEILEDCPDVETVIVPIGGGGLISGIAVAIKEKRPDVRVIGVQAEGAASAAAALEKGELVTLDGVDTVADGIATRSIGTQTFEVISEYVDEVVTVPDSEIAMAVVYLLERSKTLVEGAGAVGLAALLFEHFEFEPDETIVPLISGGNIDLNTLTTVIVRGLVETGRYLKIRTVLEDRPGALEDLLAVLSGYRANIYAIQHDRTSRDIGMSDTEVEIDLETRGPDHVAELIDAIEDAGYPVEVLV
- a CDS encoding polysaccharide deacetylase family protein, with translation MRRRAYLATAGVLSLAGCLGIGDSSDPDDEPTDDEPVDDDDDDSADREPEDDDDDDEETDVGPETYHDFEDLDQWEVIVGSLSADEDNYYTGSQSAVLEIDEGEQMANIALELDEPEDLSNMNAGLAVMAESVENPSIQLYDDDGDRVDVMCEVAPDMPFMRTNFGISNTNGDPDLSQIEEIQIAFDAAEDTTARLWIDDLHFVPRERPGLVMLQFDGGYEGHHSTALPLFETFDFPATAFVPTARIHEDEAWHENRLSEDQVADLHDAGWTIASNGANGQNLTALSERTPEGEITNAIEWLEEHGYEDGARFFSYPVGAYDQISLETVEEHHDVAFAGRYPCQGRAVHPHLCNRVVNPSVAQAETVLDRTAEYGGVTTLAYYRIDSDDRERLADTLSHLNVLVQRNEVRVITPEQFADEHVY